The proteins below come from a single Candidatus Kirkpatrickella diaphorinae genomic window:
- a CDS encoding nitroreductase family protein, translating into MPQKLESLWAERYREDDMPKRPEAASKLSDALETMLAHRSVRAFLPDALPEGVLEWAIAAASSASTSSNMQAWSVIAIQDPAMRDLMARLSGNQDHVRKAPVFLAWVADLSRLERAAQREDKPDIVLDYLDFFLVSVIDAALAAQNAAIAFEAAGLGITYIGGIRSHVKEVAEALELPPRSFVAFGMCVGWPDPAHPASIKPRLPQSVVLHHEKYVHQAEAGLIDTYDSRASAFQQEQNLPPRRWTAHAARQATDHAYVNKRKELHDVLQALGFPLT; encoded by the coding sequence ATGCCACAAAAACTGGAATCCCTCTGGGCAGAACGCTACCGAGAAGACGATATGCCCAAGCGGCCTGAGGCCGCATCGAAACTCTCCGATGCTCTTGAAACAATGTTGGCGCATCGCTCCGTACGTGCCTTCCTGCCGGACGCCCTGCCTGAGGGCGTGCTGGAATGGGCGATTGCCGCAGCTTCCTCAGCCTCGACTTCGTCCAACATGCAGGCATGGTCGGTCATTGCCATTCAAGATCCGGCAATGCGCGACCTCATGGCGCGATTATCCGGCAATCAGGATCACGTGCGCAAGGCGCCTGTCTTCCTCGCATGGGTGGCGGATCTCTCACGGCTTGAGCGCGCGGCGCAGCGGGAAGACAAGCCGGACATCGTGCTCGATTATCTCGATTTTTTCCTCGTCTCCGTTATAGATGCCGCGCTCGCAGCGCAGAATGCCGCCATCGCCTTTGAGGCTGCCGGGCTGGGCATCACCTATATTGGCGGTATCCGCAGCCATGTGAAGGAAGTCGCGGAGGCCCTAGAACTCCCGCCTCGGAGCTTCGTCGCTTTCGGCATGTGTGTCGGCTGGCCCGACCCGGCCCATCCAGCCAGCATCAAGCCGCGCCTGCCGCAAAGCGTCGTGCTCCATCATGAAAAATACGTTCATCAGGCGGAGGCAGGGCTGATCGACACTTATGACTCGCGCGCCAGCGCGTTCCAGCAGGAGCAGAATCTCCCGCCCCGTCGATGGACAGCGCACGCGGCCCGTCAGGCGACGGATCACGCTTATGTCAATAAACGCAAGGAGCTGCACGACGTGCTCCAGGCGCTCGGCTTTCCTCTCACCTGA
- a CDS encoding adenine phosphoribosyltransferase → MTDTAYADPQPEINLKDFIRGVPDFPKPGILFYDISTLIRHADAWQIATARMARAVAAFKPDVIAGIESRGFLTAAPLAQRLGCGFIMLRKPGKLPGKTISLQYGLEYGADELHIQEDAIIPGQRVVVLDDLLATGGTLAASIALLRKVGAEVVGASVLIELTGLKGREKIDTDLNALMSYDM, encoded by the coding sequence ATGACGGATACTGCCTACGCCGACCCCCAGCCGGAGATCAACCTCAAAGATTTCATCCGTGGCGTACCGGACTTTCCGAAACCAGGCATTCTTTTCTATGATATCTCGACGCTGATCCGCCATGCCGATGCGTGGCAGATCGCGACAGCCCGCATGGCGCGCGCCGTTGCCGCTTTCAAACCGGATGTCATCGCCGGAATCGAGAGTCGCGGCTTCCTCACAGCAGCGCCGCTTGCGCAGCGACTGGGCTGCGGCTTCATCATGTTGCGCAAGCCTGGCAAGCTCCCCGGTAAAACCATCTCACTGCAATATGGGCTGGAATATGGCGCTGACGAGCTTCACATCCAGGAAGATGCCATCATCCCCGGTCAACGTGTGGTCGTGCTGGATGATCTGCTCGCGACCGGCGGCACGCTGGCAGCCTCCATCGCCCTTTTGAGAAAAGTGGGGGCCGAGGTGGTCGGCGCTTCCGTCCTGATTGAGCTGACGGGCCTCAAAGGCCGTGAGAAAATCGATACGGACCTGAACGCCCTGATGTCTTACGATATGTGA
- a CDS encoding multidrug effflux MFS transporter, with protein sequence MLLTGARNAAGARLSSIRRGQQLEDIAHRHRIYERVAFLLGMICAVGPISTDIYLPAFPAIEQSLHAPSGSAGLTLSTWMVGLAMGQIIMGPLSDRFGRRAVMFWGMVAYTLSSVACAWATTMTLLAIARFFAALAASSCIVVPSAAVRDFATGDAASRLMSRLILIQGTVPVLAPMLGGFALEWVSWRAVFWLSAGYGVLSSVILIFLFPETLPLERRKNVHILALWQRFHAIIREPLFSCSSLIYGLSGFMFFAYLTAAPGIFQHLYRFSPAHYGMIFGICAVCMIGASQINSVLVGKVRSTRLLGWALSVTICSTLLLLIVAMIAVRYPEKAGTLRATTLPPFITLLITALSMTGIIAPNIIVQALKNHHQHAGSASALAGTIQYVFGAAASFLIGSLPAASPLPMVALMFIAAILMGLVAARKPRSLSTPDILSVD encoded by the coding sequence ATGTTACTTACAGGCGCACGCAATGCTGCAGGTGCGCGCCTCTCCTCAATCCGGAGAGGTCAGCAACTGGAAGATATTGCGCATCGACATCGTATTTATGAACGCGTGGCGTTCCTTTTAGGGATGATCTGTGCTGTCGGACCCATCTCGACAGATATCTATCTGCCCGCCTTCCCCGCAATTGAGCAGTCCCTCCACGCCCCATCTGGAAGTGCCGGGCTGACTTTATCCACCTGGATGGTCGGGCTGGCCATGGGCCAGATCATCATGGGGCCGCTTTCCGACAGATTTGGGCGGCGGGCCGTCATGTTCTGGGGGATGGTGGCTTATACGCTCAGCAGCGTGGCTTGTGCCTGGGCGACGACGATGACGCTTCTCGCGATCGCACGGTTTTTTGCCGCGCTCGCCGCATCATCCTGTATCGTCGTCCCGAGCGCCGCCGTGCGTGATTTCGCGACAGGTGACGCAGCCTCACGATTAATGTCCCGCCTCATCCTTATTCAGGGGACTGTGCCAGTGCTCGCGCCGATGCTGGGCGGATTTGCGCTGGAGTGGGTCAGTTGGCGCGCGGTTTTCTGGCTATCCGCCGGATATGGTGTTCTCTCATCTGTGATCCTGATTTTCCTTTTTCCGGAAACACTCCCTTTGGAGCGGCGCAAAAATGTGCATATTCTGGCTTTGTGGCAGCGCTTTCATGCCATCATTCGCGAACCTCTCTTTTCATGCAGCAGTTTGATTTATGGTTTAAGTGGTTTCATGTTTTTCGCTTATCTGACGGCTGCACCCGGCATCTTTCAGCATCTTTACCGGTTTTCCCCCGCGCATTACGGCATGATTTTCGGCATCTGCGCCGTGTGCATGATCGGCGCTTCCCAGATCAACAGCGTGCTGGTGGGGAAAGTGCGCAGCACGCGCCTTCTCGGTTGGGCGCTCTCCGTCACCATATGCAGCACATTGCTCCTGCTCATCGTGGCGATGATCGCGGTGCGTTACCCTGAAAAAGCGGGCACGCTGCGCGCGACGACATTGCCACCTTTCATCACCCTGCTCATCACGGCGCTGTCCATGACGGGGATCATCGCGCCCAACATCATTGTGCAGGCCCTCAAAAACCATCATCAACATGCGGGAAGCGCCTCCGCATTGGCAGGCACGATTCAATATGTTTTCGGCGCAGCGGCTTCCTTCCTGATCGGGTCATTGCCGGCGGCATCCCCCCTGCCGATGGTGGCGCTGATGTTTATCGCCGCCATTCTCATGGGCCTCGTCGCGGCGCGAAAACCTCGGTCGCTTTCGACACCCGACATTCTCAGCGTGGATTGA
- the accD gene encoding acetyl-CoA carboxylase, carboxyltransferase subunit beta, whose product MSWLTEYVRPKIRGLLQRDVPENLWTTCESCSQMILVKDFDRFLKVCPHCGHHGKAAAKDRLKWTFDEGAYTRIELPKVAVDPLGFKDQKRYTDRLKEARTKTHLDESLVVAHGQVGGHPAVVAVMAYEFMAGTMGSALGEAFIAACKLAILQKAALIIYTASGGARMQEGVLSLMQMPRTTIGVQMLKDAGLPYIVVLTNPTTGGVSASFAMLGDVHIAEPQALIAFTGPRVIQDTVREKLPEGFQRSEYLRDHGMVDMVTPRDTLKETLDRIIGLMMQRPDTGAA is encoded by the coding sequence ATGAGCTGGCTTACCGAATATGTCCGTCCTAAAATCAGGGGACTTCTGCAGAGGGATGTTCCGGAAAATCTGTGGACGACGTGCGAGTCTTGCTCTCAGATGATTCTGGTCAAGGATTTTGACCGTTTCCTGAAGGTATGTCCCCATTGCGGCCATCATGGTAAGGCGGCCGCCAAGGATCGTCTCAAATGGACATTTGACGAGGGCGCCTATACGCGCATTGAACTCCCGAAGGTCGCGGTTGATCCGCTCGGCTTCAAGGATCAGAAGCGCTACACGGACAGGCTCAAAGAAGCGCGCACAAAGACGCATCTGGATGAGTCGCTGGTGGTCGCGCATGGGCAGGTCGGGGGGCATCCGGCGGTCGTCGCCGTCATGGCCTATGAATTCATGGCTGGCACAATGGGCTCCGCCCTGGGTGAAGCTTTTATCGCCGCCTGCAAACTCGCCATTCTGCAAAAAGCAGCTTTGATTATCTACACGGCCTCCGGCGGTGCGCGTATGCAGGAAGGGGTGTTATCCCTCATGCAGATGCCGCGCACGACGATCGGCGTCCAGATGCTTAAAGATGCCGGGCTGCCTTATATCGTTGTGCTGACAAACCCGACGACCGGGGGCGTCTCCGCCTCCTTCGCCATGCTGGGTGACGTGCATATTGCGGAGCCTCAAGCGCTGATCGCTTTTACCGGGCCGCGCGTCATTCAGGATACGGTGCGGGAAAAACTGCCGGAAGGATTCCAGAGATCCGAGTATCTGCGTGATCATGGCATGGTGGATATGGTCACGCCGCGCGATACGTTGAAAGAGACGCTCGACCGCATTATCGGCCTCATGATGCAACGCCCAGATACCGGCGCGGCGTAA
- a CDS encoding YncE family protein yields the protein MAVVAGSPFILSALSSAQPNDGSAKRPAFSLEKTPVPNAAPLPSEEVKTIPGMPPVINPKNIYSETSGPEKLSPVVAHDLKRVYVPNLRGNSVSVIDQASFKVVDSFKVGRSPQHVVPSWDLRHLWVTNNAEGRADGSLTSIDPVTGRPGPSLPVDDPYNMYFTPDGKFAITVAEAHRRLDFREPLSMALIGSVSTPECSGVNHAGFSGDGRYAIFTCEFGGYLVKVDTVNRKVLGYLKLSKGGMPQDIQTAPDGHRFYVADMMADGVFILNGDIFKETGFIPTGVGTHGEYISRDSKLLYVANRGSHKIHGPKNGPGSVSVIDLATDKVIKNWPIPGGGSPDMGNVSADGRYLWLSGRFDDVVYAIDTQTGAVRKIPVGLEPHGLTVWPQPGRYSLGHTGILR from the coding sequence ATGGCCGTTGTCGCAGGGTCACCCTTCATTCTGTCCGCCCTTTCCTCCGCGCAGCCCAATGACGGGTCGGCAAAACGTCCCGCTTTTTCGCTCGAAAAAACGCCTGTCCCAAATGCGGCGCCGTTGCCGTCGGAGGAGGTAAAAACGATCCCGGGTATGCCGCCCGTTATAAACCCGAAAAATATTTATAGCGAAACGTCAGGCCCCGAGAAATTGTCGCCTGTTGTGGCGCATGATCTTAAACGGGTTTACGTCCCCAATCTGAGAGGGAATTCGGTTTCAGTCATTGATCAGGCGAGTTTTAAAGTCGTTGACAGCTTCAAAGTGGGCCGCAGCCCGCAACATGTTGTGCCATCCTGGGACCTCCGCCACTTATGGGTGACGAATAATGCCGAAGGCCGTGCGGATGGCAGCCTCACGTCGATTGACCCGGTGACGGGTCGGCCCGGCCCCTCTCTGCCCGTGGATGATCCGTATAATATGTATTTCACCCCGGACGGTAAATTCGCGATCACCGTCGCGGAGGCCCACCGTCGATTGGATTTCCGCGAGCCGCTTTCCATGGCGCTGATTGGCTCGGTATCGACTCCGGAATGCTCCGGCGTCAACCATGCCGGATTTTCCGGTGATGGGCGCTATGCCATTTTCACCTGTGAGTTTGGCGGCTATCTCGTCAAAGTGGATACTGTTAATCGCAAGGTGCTTGGCTATCTCAAATTGTCAAAAGGGGGTATGCCGCAGGATATCCAGACAGCGCCGGATGGTCACCGCTTCTATGTCGCGGACATGATGGCTGACGGTGTCTTCATTCTGAATGGCGATATATTCAAGGAGACGGGGTTTATCCCGACTGGTGTCGGGACACATGGGGAATATATCAGCCGGGACAGCAAATTGCTTTATGTCGCCAATCGCGGCTCCCACAAAATTCATGGGCCGAAGAACGGTCCGGGCAGTGTCTCCGTCATTGATCTCGCGACCGATAAGGTCATCAAAAACTGGCCGATCCCTGGCGGGGGCAGCCCGGATATGGGGAATGTCTCGGCGGATGGCCGTTACCTCTGGCTTTCCGGGCGTTTCGATGATGTGGTTTATGCCATTGACACGCAAACCGGTGCCGTCCGCAAAATCCCGGTGGGGCTGGAGCCCCATGGCCTGACCGTCTGGCCGCAACCGGGGCGTTATTCTCTGGGCCATACCGGCATTTTACGGTGA
- a CDS encoding creatininase family protein has protein sequence MHVVPRMILFIGVAFRFGFPTPSALAAPEVALEKMTWPEIARAIQNGDKTVIIPIGGTEQSGPFIAVGKHNVRAAALALRIARGLGHCLVAPVIAYVPEGDTSPRTSHMRFPGTISIPPRIFEGLLMGAAGSLRAQGFQHIAIISDHGGYRASVARVTQQLNTRWRNAARVIDITPYYDVLQSRFAPWLRERGFAQDIGQHADLMDTSLMLAVDPTMVRLALMKKSLKPGKEDGVYGGDPRPSTAALGAVGTSFQVDAAIARLRREYK, from the coding sequence ATGCACGTCGTACCGCGCATGATTTTGTTTATCGGGGTCGCGTTTCGGTTTGGCTTTCCCACCCCATCGGCTCTCGCGGCGCCGGAAGTCGCGCTTGAAAAAATGACCTGGCCGGAAATCGCCCGCGCCATTCAGAATGGCGACAAGACGGTGATCATCCCGATTGGCGGGACGGAGCAGAGCGGGCCTTTCATCGCGGTCGGTAAACATAATGTCCGCGCCGCGGCGCTCGCTTTACGGATCGCGCGGGGACTGGGCCATTGCCTGGTCGCGCCCGTCATCGCCTACGTGCCGGAAGGCGACACGTCGCCCCGCACATCTCATATGCGCTTCCCTGGGACGATCTCGATCCCACCCCGGATTTTCGAAGGGCTGCTCATGGGTGCGGCTGGAAGCCTGCGTGCGCAGGGCTTCCAACATATCGCCATTATCTCCGACCATGGTGGTTACCGCGCCTCTGTCGCGCGTGTGACGCAGCAACTCAACACGCGTTGGCGAAATGCAGCCCGCGTGATCGATATAACGCCCTATTACGATGTCCTGCAAAGCCGGTTCGCCCCATGGTTGCGGGAGAGGGGATTTGCGCAGGATATCGGCCAACACGCGGATTTGATGGATACGTCTCTCATGCTGGCGGTTGATCCTACGATGGTTCGGCTTGCGCTGATGAAGAAGTCTTTAAAGCCAGGGAAAGAAGACGGTGTGTATGGAGGTGATCCCCGGCCTAGCACCGCCGCGCTCGGCGCGGTTGGCACTTCCTTTCAGGTTGACGCGGCCATTGCCCGGCTGCGTCGAGAGTACAAATAA
- the cysE gene encoding serine O-acetyltransferase gives MNALDLKKIWQDMLRQSDVCCDPLIQGVFTTGITEHRSFDAALAALLGTKLSDRALSVPALSSLIMACLKDTPRIAEDAAADMLAVYERDPACTDYVTPFLFFKGYHALQAYRVANWLWRHDRKHLAQHLQSLVSERFGIDIHPAATIGRRVIFDHGTGIVIGETAVIADDVSIFQNVTLGGTGKTSGNRHPKIARGVLIGAGAKVIGNISVGEGAKIGAGSVVLNDVAPHVTVVGNPARPVGKPNTSDPALSMDQSFPDTDFVI, from the coding sequence ATGAACGCGCTGGACCTCAAAAAAATCTGGCAGGACATGCTGCGCCAAAGCGATGTCTGTTGCGACCCGCTGATTCAAGGCGTTTTCACGACCGGGATCACGGAACATCGAAGCTTCGATGCGGCGCTGGCGGCCCTTTTAGGCACAAAATTATCGGACCGCGCCCTTTCCGTGCCCGCATTATCGTCCCTGATCATGGCCTGCCTCAAGGATACGCCGCGCATTGCCGAGGATGCCGCCGCGGATATGCTGGCCGTCTATGAGCGCGACCCCGCCTGTACGGATTATGTGACGCCCTTCCTTTTTTTCAAAGGCTATCACGCGCTTCAGGCTTACCGGGTGGCAAACTGGCTTTGGCGGCATGACCGCAAGCATCTGGCACAACATCTGCAAAGCCTGGTGTCAGAGCGCTTCGGCATTGACATCCACCCGGCAGCCACCATTGGGCGGCGCGTCATATTTGACCATGGCACGGGCATCGTCATTGGTGAGACAGCCGTCATCGCGGATGATGTCTCCATTTTCCAGAATGTCACGCTTGGCGGTACGGGCAAGACGTCCGGCAATCGGCACCCCAAAATCGCGCGCGGTGTTCTGATCGGCGCGGGCGCGAAGGTGATCGGCAATATCTCCGTGGGGGAAGGCGCTAAAATCGGAGCAGGTTCGGTCGTTCTGAATGATGTGGCACCCCATGTCACAGTCGTGGGCAACCCTGCGCGGCCGGTCGGTAAGCCAAATACCAGCGACCCGGCCCTCTCCATGGATCAAAGCTTCCCGGATACGGATTTCGTCATCTGA
- a CDS encoding response regulator: MGPIIVLLVEDDASIALVVKTLLTRNGYAVHQCTNAEDALKSCAQIVPGLLMTDLHLKGQMDGLALIDHMRQSFPDLPAILVSGDFTEGGNLDAGDAIIRLGKPFRAATMLAALARAQKKPV, encoded by the coding sequence ATGGGTCCGATCATTGTCCTGCTTGTTGAGGACGACGCCTCTATCGCCCTTGTGGTCAAGACGCTCCTGACGCGGAACGGCTATGCGGTGCATCAATGCACCAATGCTGAAGACGCCCTGAAAAGCTGCGCGCAGATCGTGCCCGGTCTGCTCATGACCGACCTGCATCTCAAGGGCCAGATGGACGGATTGGCCCTCATCGACCACATGCGCCAGAGCTTTCCGGATTTGCCTGCCATATTGGTTTCAGGCGACTTCACTGAGGGGGGCAACCTCGATGCGGGAGATGCCATTATCCGACTGGGCAAGCCTTTTCGCGCCGCGACGATGCTGGCCGCCCTTGCCCGCGCCCAGAAAAAACCAGTGTGA
- a CDS encoding bifunctional folylpolyglutamate synthase/dihydrofolate synthase, giving the protein MTPLHPTQGQPARLASEYSGSVGKILARVQAAYPKYIDLSLDRLTTLLHRLGNPERALPPVIHVAGTNGKGSTCAFIRTIAEAHQWRVHVMTSPHLVSVAERFRLAGALVQEDALAATLEEVEAINGDAPITVFEILTAAGFLLFARQPADLAIIEVGLGGRLDATNVISAPLASVITPIGLDHQSFLGDSITEIAREKAGIIKPHCPVISAAQDAAVTSVIEAEAMKVNAPLWMIGRDVTYRVLPDGGMAYTDPYGDLTLPAPGLVGQHQYGNAALAIAALRSAANDRMQNADWAAITQTQWPGRLQKLSGSLLNHVPPGWEIWLDGGHNPHASHALLPTLQKWQDRPLHLLIGMKSSKDIEGFIRPLLPYATSVHAVIEPDQYDAISVADIVAASGHVALPGPDILGALKKLGGATGRVLICGSLYLAGAALRRDKVVARV; this is encoded by the coding sequence ATGACGCCGTTACACCCGACGCAAGGCCAGCCTGCCAGGCTGGCCAGCGAATATTCGGGTTCGGTCGGCAAAATCCTTGCGCGCGTTCAGGCAGCTTACCCGAAATATATTGACCTGTCACTGGACCGCCTGACGACGCTGCTCCACCGATTGGGAAATCCGGAGCGTGCCCTCCCCCCTGTGATCCATGTGGCCGGAACGAACGGTAAGGGCAGCACATGCGCCTTCATCCGCACCATTGCGGAAGCCCATCAATGGCGCGTCCATGTCATGACCAGTCCGCACCTCGTCTCCGTCGCAGAGCGATTTCGTCTGGCGGGGGCGTTGGTGCAGGAGGATGCGCTTGCCGCAACGCTGGAAGAAGTGGAAGCCATCAATGGGGACGCGCCCATTACGGTTTTTGAAATTCTGACGGCTGCGGGATTTCTTCTATTCGCCCGGCAACCGGCGGACCTCGCCATTATTGAAGTGGGTCTCGGCGGGCGACTGGACGCGACAAATGTCATATCCGCCCCCCTCGCGAGCGTCATCACCCCGATCGGGCTGGATCATCAATCGTTCCTCGGGGACAGCATCACTGAGATCGCGCGGGAGAAAGCGGGGATCATCAAACCGCATTGCCCGGTCATCAGCGCGGCGCAGGATGCGGCAGTGACTTCCGTCATTGAAGCCGAAGCCATGAAGGTGAATGCACCCTTATGGATGATCGGGCGGGACGTCACTTATCGCGTCCTTCCCGATGGCGGGATGGCCTACACGGACCCTTATGGCGACCTCACCCTTCCCGCACCTGGCCTGGTCGGGCAGCATCAATATGGCAATGCCGCGCTCGCCATCGCCGCCTTGCGCAGCGCTGCCAACGACAGGATGCAAAATGCAGACTGGGCGGCGATCACGCAGACGCAATGGCCCGGAAGGTTACAGAAATTAAGTGGGTCGCTCCTCAACCACGTGCCGCCCGGTTGGGAGATCTGGCTTGATGGGGGGCATAATCCCCATGCGAGTCACGCCCTTCTGCCGACATTGCAGAAATGGCAGGATCGTCCGCTTCACCTTTTGATCGGCATGAAAAGCAGCAAGGATATTGAAGGGTTCATCCGCCCCCTGCTCCCTTACGCAACCTCTGTCCACGCTGTGATAGAGCCGGATCAATATGACGCGATTTCCGTGGCGGATATCGTCGCGGCCTCGGGCCATGTCGCGCTCCCCGGCCCGGATATTCTCGGCGCTTTGAAAAAGCTTGGTGGTGCGACGGGGCGCGTTCTGATTTGTGGCAGTCTTTACCTTGCTGGCGCCGCGTTGCGCCGGGACAAGGTCGTTGCGCGCGTGTGA
- a CDS encoding TVP38/TMEM64 family protein: MEQTPLKRGSMGKLLRTCLIVIILAGIMAVARYVPVAANFTRVVASWQHSPWAPVIFCLLGIFYAAFGMPRQALCAVAGLIFGVVMGLGLAMAATLLGNLIDFYLAKIMRQRRDHAGQAAPPTRLWQKKMASFGHVARNAPFRTILMLRLMPVGSALLVALGAGYYDIGVSAFIAGTLLGSLPQNLVFVLIGSGSHLGQGSQITVGVLLFALSMMLGILIMRHRQEKF; this comes from the coding sequence ATGGAGCAGACTCCCCTTAAACGTGGCAGCATGGGGAAGCTGCTTCGCACCTGTCTCATTGTCATTATTCTGGCCGGTATCATGGCCGTTGCCCGTTATGTCCCCGTCGCCGCCAATTTTACGCGCGTGGTCGCTTCGTGGCAGCATTCCCCGTGGGCACCCGTCATTTTCTGTCTTCTTGGCATTTTTTATGCGGCGTTCGGGATGCCGCGTCAGGCTTTATGCGCCGTGGCGGGGCTGATTTTCGGGGTTGTGATGGGTTTGGGCCTTGCCATGGCGGCCACCTTACTCGGTAATCTTATTGATTTTTACCTCGCAAAAATCATGCGGCAGAGACGAGATCACGCCGGGCAGGCAGCCCCGCCAACACGCTTATGGCAGAAAAAAATGGCGTCCTTCGGGCATGTTGCCAGGAATGCACCCTTCCGCACCATTCTGATGCTTCGCCTCATGCCGGTCGGGTCCGCCCTGCTCGTCGCCCTGGGTGCCGGATATTACGACATCGGTGTCTCCGCCTTCATCGCCGGAACATTACTCGGCTCCCTCCCGCAGAACCTCGTTTTCGTCCTGATCGGAAGCGGCTCCCATCTCGGACAGGGCAGTCAGATTACCGTCGGGGTGCTCCTTTTCGCCCTCTCCATGATGCTCGGCATTCTCATCATGCGCCACCGTCAGGAAAAATTTTGA
- a CDS encoding lysozyme yields the protein MDDMTTLAFRLIAHFESCNLTPYQCLSGTWTIGYGSTCLPDGAPVREDSPAITQVQADLMLTRMIIDIEQKIEAMTRVALSPAQYAALTSFIYNVGANAFSSSTLLRRLNEGDYQSAANQFLLWIHAGGVTLRELTRRREAERQLFLHGEGVIDVLKRAPKVD from the coding sequence ATGGATGATATGACAACGCTTGCTTTCAGACTCATTGCGCATTTTGAGAGCTGTAACTTAACCCCCTATCAATGCCTGTCCGGCACGTGGACGATCGGCTATGGCAGCACCTGCCTGCCCGACGGCGCGCCCGTTCGGGAGGACAGTCCGGCCATCACACAGGTGCAGGCCGATCTTATGCTCACGAGAATGATCATCGATATTGAGCAGAAAATCGAGGCAATGACGCGCGTGGCGCTCAGCCCGGCGCAATATGCGGCCCTCACATCCTTCATTTATAATGTCGGGGCCAACGCTTTCTCCAGTTCGACGCTTCTGCGGAGATTGAATGAGGGCGATTACCAGAGCGCTGCCAATCAGTTCCTCCTCTGGATCCATGCTGGCGGCGTCACATTGCGTGAATTAACCCGACGGCGCGAGGCGGAACGGCAGTTATTTCTCCATGGTGAGGGTGTGATCGACGTCCTGAAACGCGCACCGAAAGTCGATTAG